In one Streptomyces venezuelae genomic region, the following are encoded:
- a CDS encoding DUF6879 family protein: protein MLLAGDEWAARFEEFQREAWRLETLPQYLMPQEAEELQAFRDGVRIDPSSVHNEYTDRLRRQAAEGRVQGRVHVVTRPLSQYLRFEFSQYYRPHLLAGEQIRILDVTGRPNPLEGVQDFWMFDRSEVVLMNYEPDGKQINREVFGGGDVSQFIEYQRIAVAESLPFEEYVKGLDL, encoded by the coding sequence GTGCTCTTGGCTGGTGATGAGTGGGCCGCGCGCTTCGAGGAATTCCAGCGGGAGGCGTGGCGCCTCGAGACCCTGCCGCAGTACCTCATGCCGCAGGAAGCGGAGGAACTCCAGGCGTTCCGTGACGGCGTACGCATCGATCCCTCGTCGGTCCACAACGAGTACACGGACCGACTCCGTCGGCAGGCAGCGGAGGGGCGCGTTCAAGGGCGCGTCCACGTCGTCACTCGCCCTCTGTCGCAGTATCTGCGGTTCGAGTTCTCCCAGTACTACCGGCCGCACCTCTTGGCCGGGGAGCAGATCCGCATTCTCGACGTGACCGGCCGACCCAACCCTCTTGAAGGGGTTCAAGACTTCTGGATGTTCGATCGATCGGAAGTCGTGCTCATGAACTATGAGCCGGACGGGAAGCAGATCAACCGCGAGGTATTCGGGGGCGGCGACGTGTCCCAGTTCATCGAGTACCAGCGCATTGCGGTAGCTGAGTCTCTGCCCTTCGAGGAGTACGTGAAGGGCCTTGACCTTTGA